In the Acropora muricata isolate sample 2 chromosome 1, ASM3666990v1, whole genome shotgun sequence genome, one interval contains:
- the LOC136899827 gene encoding large ribosomal subunit protein mL37-like has product MATITPSARTNLSRFLSPMLHRKGYSVAAEIQPYVYHPQSRVLEPEKQTLYLTKTLQMGGITKCLQQTVIDRKVRKEMMERFRESVIQTRLFNYEGEHATRDMCAIPLMQNMLRVVWSYTSSFPKLMETSLTYKPRISVSYKRHNTDLMISGNLGFLLSSKYPLKEVKDYNTIQSTQKQQLDKPDVISPVFNLNKAKTGQKLDTGFFDGAPFPFPHTLVIVSTKQKWTTSDLVAQGTMFSFGRLAAEALNQGTPLGHDLEKPLVTQCIATDGIRLSFLCYQLNTLDLENDNGIKNMVWITPGEFMYIKPLIKEIPGIRKRDPPTYEVELQGFNDNCFEMFVRMMLNGCQET; this is encoded by the exons ATGGCTACCATCACTCCATCAGCGAGAACTAACCTTTCTCGTTTTCTTTCCCCTATGCTTCACCGGAAAGGTTACAGCGTCGCAGCTGAAATACAACCGTACGTTTATCATCCTCAAAGTCGTGTTCTGGAACCTGAAAAGCAGACGCTGTACCTCACGAAGACCTTGCAAATGGGCGGAATTACAAAGTGCTTACAACAGACCGTTATCGACCGCAAAGTTAGGAAAGAAATGATGGAAAGATTCAGAGAAAGTGTGATTCAAACCAGGCTTTTTAATTATGAGGGTGAACATGCAACTAGAGACATGTGTGCAATACCACTAATGCAGAATATGTTAAGAGTTGTATGGAGTTATACCAGCAG ttttccaaAGCTCATGGAAACATCTCTGACATACAAACCCCGTATAAGTGTTTCATACAAACGACACAACACTGACCTTATGATATCTGGAAATCTTGGCTTTTTGTTGTCGTCCAAATACCCACTAAAGGAAGTGAAAGATTATAACACAATTCAAAGTACGCAAAAACAGCAGCTGGATAAACCAGATGTCATTTCACCTGTCTTCAATCTAAACAAGGCAAAAACTGGACAGAAGTTGGATACTGGATTCTTTGATGGTGCCCCATTTCCATTTCCACATACTCTTGTTATTGTCAGCACAAAACAGAAGTGGACTACAAGTGATCTTGTTGCACAAG GCACAATGTTCTCATTTGGACGGCTTGCAGCAGAGGCTTTAAATCAAGGGACTCCACTTGGACATGACTTGGAGAAACCTCTTGTAACCCAGTGTATTGCCACAGATGGAATCCGACTTTCCTTCCTGTGTTATCAGTTGAACACATTAGACTTAGAAAATGACAATGGCATAAAAAATATGGTTTGGATTACTCCAGGGGAGTTCATGTACATAAAGCCATTAATCAAAGAGATTCCTGGAATCAGAAAGAGAGATCCACCAACTTATGAAGTTGAATTGCAAGGGTTTAATGACAACTGCTTTGAGATGTTTGTAAGAATGATGCTCAATGGATGTCAGGAGACCTGA